A region of Bacillus solimangrovi DNA encodes the following proteins:
- a CDS encoding HAD family hydrolase — MKTLIFDLDDTLLWDAKSVKTAFEKTCQLATEKYQLNAEEFENAVREAARELYQSYETFAFTQMIGINPFEGLWGNFGDDEENFNKLSALVPQYRKNAWINGLKKMGINDEAFGEELAEIFPQKRRESPFVYEETFDILDKLTGTYQLILLTNGSPELQNEKLTITPEIAPYFDHIIISGAFGRGKPDPTIFEHVLSKAGIDTTDALMVGDNLLTDIKGANAVGMKSVWINRHNKKNETEIKPTYEIKSLHELFNILN; from the coding sequence ATGAAGACGCTTATTTTTGATTTAGATGATACGTTACTCTGGGACGCAAAAAGTGTAAAAACAGCCTTCGAGAAAACGTGTCAACTTGCTACTGAAAAGTATCAACTTAATGCTGAAGAATTTGAAAACGCAGTGCGTGAAGCCGCAAGAGAACTGTATCAATCCTATGAAACATTTGCATTCACACAAATGATTGGCATTAATCCATTCGAAGGATTATGGGGAAATTTCGGTGATGATGAAGAAAACTTTAATAAACTAAGTGCACTAGTACCACAATATCGGAAAAATGCATGGATAAATGGTCTTAAAAAAATGGGAATAAATGATGAAGCATTTGGTGAAGAACTTGCAGAAATTTTCCCTCAAAAACGCCGAGAGAGCCCATTTGTATATGAAGAAACGTTTGATATATTAGACAAGCTTACTGGGACATATCAATTAATCTTACTTACAAACGGTTCACCTGAACTACAAAATGAAAAGCTAACTATTACACCTGAAATCGCTCCATATTTTGATCATATTATAATCTCAGGAGCATTTGGCCGAGGGAAACCAGATCCAACAATTTTCGAACACGTCCTTTCTAAAGCTGGCATTGATACGACTGATGCATTAATGGTTGGTGATAACTTACTTACTGATATTAAAGGGGCAAATGCAGTAGGCATGAAATCTGTTTGGATCAACAGACACAATAAGAAAAATGAAACAGAAATTAAACCAACATATGAAATTAAGAGCTTACATGAACTATTTAATATTTTAAATTAA
- a CDS encoding serine/threonine protein kinase, which yields MKRAKQIIERLIFDRPIKIGTRVANRYEICSFIGQGSYGLVYKVKDHELNDICVLKQARRSRKKSYLRSPFHYERISLQKLVLYSYFPNVREEIVENDHYFLAEDIIEGKTFEEIVFHDHKMYSVNEAFTILQQLLEIVEVMHENQIVHRDLRLPNIIVNGDMIKVIDFGLSRSLVNQKKHVQLNSHQCIDEKPLMREIAPQSDLYALGHTTLFLLYSSFQPHNRKEESWEEELTLPNDAVSIIRKLLQRETPYRTASEARREVEAFLFNSITP from the coding sequence ATGAAGAGAGCTAAACAAATCATTGAACGATTAATTTTTGACCGTCCGATTAAAATCGGAACACGAGTAGCAAATAGATACGAAATTTGCTCTTTTATCGGCCAAGGTAGTTATGGTCTTGTCTATAAAGTAAAAGATCATGAGTTAAACGATATTTGTGTCCTAAAACAAGCAAGAAGAAGTCGTAAGAAAAGTTATTTGCGTTCTCCATTTCACTATGAGCGTATCTCATTACAAAAACTTGTGTTATATTCATACTTTCCAAATGTTAGAGAAGAGATCGTTGAAAATGATCATTACTTTTTAGCGGAAGATATCATTGAAGGCAAGACGTTTGAAGAAATTGTATTTCATGATCACAAAATGTATTCAGTTAATGAGGCATTTACTATTCTACAACAACTGTTAGAAATTGTGGAAGTAATGCATGAAAATCAAATTGTTCACCGTGATTTAAGGCTACCAAACATAATTGTAAATGGTGACATGATAAAGGTAATTGATTTTGGCTTATCACGGTCGTTGGTTAATCAAAAAAAACATGTGCAATTAAACTCTCATCAATGTATAGACGAAAAACCATTAATGAGAGAAATTGCACCTCAAAGTGATTTGTATGCATTAGGACATACAACATTATTTCTATTATACTCAAGCTTTCAACCGCATAATCGTAAAGAGGAATCTTGGGAAGAAGAGCTTACGTTACCGAATGATGCTGTATCAATCATACGTAAATTGTTACAACGTGAAACTCCGTATCGGACAGCTTCTGAAGCAAGAAGAGAAGTAGAAGCGTTTCTTTTTAATTCAATCACACCATGA
- a CDS encoding alpha/beta fold hydrolase, producing MQVINSEGEFISVKGIDIHYHYFQHADQKRPTLVLLHGFLSSLFSFRKLIPLIKEHYSVLALDWPPFGLSGKVKNFTYRTDYIAAVIVEMFELLSIEKFVLVGHSMGGQVALKIASIKQEKCQSLILIAGSGYMTKFPRKIKTATYIPFFPFILKGYLQKKGVRGNLNDVVYNKKMIDDEMVKGYEEPFMKRGMLTGMTRFLRHREDDLSSKQLQNIHVPTLLIYGEQDEIIPVKIGQRLANDLPYSTLKLLPKTGHLIPEERAEDTFKLIHEYLASITIASQ from the coding sequence ATGCAAGTTATAAATTCAGAAGGTGAATTTATAAGTGTTAAAGGAATCGATATACACTATCACTATTTTCAACATGCTGATCAGAAACGACCAACACTTGTTTTATTGCATGGTTTTTTAAGTTCATTATTTAGCTTTAGAAAGTTAATCCCATTAATAAAAGAACATTATTCAGTGCTTGCATTAGACTGGCCACCTTTTGGTTTAAGTGGTAAGGTGAAAAATTTCACATATCGTACGGATTATATCGCAGCAGTTATCGTCGAAATGTTTGAATTGTTATCAATCGAAAAATTCGTCCTTGTCGGTCACTCAATGGGTGGACAAGTTGCATTAAAAATTGCTTCAATTAAACAAGAAAAATGTCAGTCCCTTATTTTAATTGCTGGATCTGGTTACATGACAAAATTCCCTAGAAAGATTAAAACTGCAACTTATATTCCATTTTTTCCTTTTATATTAAAGGGGTATCTTCAAAAAAAGGGTGTAAGAGGCAATTTAAATGATGTTGTGTACAACAAAAAAATGATTGATGATGAGATGGTCAAAGGATACGAGGAACCGTTTATGAAACGGGGAATGTTAACAGGGATGACTCGTTTTTTACGGCATCGTGAAGACGATTTGTCATCAAAACAACTTCAAAATATTCATGTTCCAACCCTTCTTATATATGGTGAGCAAGATGAGATCATCCCAGTGAAGATAGGCCAACGTTTAGCGAATGATTTGCCATATTCCACTCTGAAGTTGCTACCGAAAACAGGTCATCTCATACCAGAAGAAAGAGCAGAGGACACATTTAAGTTAATCCACGAGTATTTAGCCTCTATAACGATTGCTTCTCAATAA
- a CDS encoding anthranilate phosphoribosyltransferase translates to MKHIIKDIAKGRRGSKDLSYEQAIEAAQTIATGQSTDVQTAAFLIAQRMKEEKPEELQAFAEVFSHKTVHLNLEKSIREKLVDFASPYSGRNSFYATIPVSILLAERGIPVFLHSSDSLPPKYGTSLKQVFENLGIINQSEKSQLEEQIYSHQIAFGYTDSFCSQLVQLRSIREDLSVRTLFNTVEKLLNIAQAETIMFGAFHRTAINKILPMLPQLSFRKAFVVQGIEGSEDVPTHRNSFVFDSSGDEPQSFIIRPSDYHLDEDEEVCTKKLALDEQVEIIQSILDGQVTKTNKPYVSQVLLNAGLRYYLLGYEQSMEDGINYARAQLESSKGMRHLQSWKTSQIR, encoded by the coding sequence TTGAAACATATAATAAAGGATATTGCCAAAGGACGTAGAGGTTCAAAAGATCTCAGTTACGAACAAGCAATTGAGGCTGCTCAAACAATTGCAACTGGGCAGTCTACAGATGTACAAACAGCTGCATTTCTTATAGCACAACGAATGAAAGAGGAAAAACCTGAAGAACTACAAGCATTTGCTGAAGTTTTTTCACATAAGACAGTTCATCTTAACTTAGAAAAATCTATAAGAGAAAAATTAGTCGATTTTGCAAGCCCGTATAGTGGGAGGAATTCATTTTATGCAACGATCCCAGTGAGCATTTTATTAGCAGAACGAGGAATTCCCGTTTTTCTGCATAGTAGTGATTCTTTACCACCTAAATATGGGACGTCTTTAAAGCAAGTGTTTGAGAATTTAGGGATTATTAATCAATCAGAAAAGTCACAACTTGAAGAACAAATTTATTCACATCAAATAGCTTTCGGTTATACTGATTCTTTTTGCAGTCAATTGGTTCAATTAAGAAGTATACGTGAAGACTTGTCAGTAAGAACTCTCTTTAATACAGTAGAAAAATTATTAAATATTGCTCAAGCAGAAACGATTATGTTTGGAGCTTTTCATCGAACAGCCATTAATAAGATACTACCAATGTTACCTCAGTTATCGTTCCGTAAAGCATTTGTTGTACAAGGAATTGAAGGTTCAGAGGATGTACCAACACATCGAAATAGTTTTGTCTTTGATAGTTCAGGTGATGAACCGCAGTCATTTATCATCCGTCCATCTGATTATCATTTAGATGAAGATGAAGAAGTGTGTACGAAAAAGCTAGCATTGGATGAACAAGTAGAGATCATTCAATCTATTTTAGATGGACAAGTTACGAAAACGAATAAACCTTATGTTTCACAAGTGTTGCTAAATGCGGGACTACGCTATTATCTATTAGGTTATGAGCAATCAATGGAAGATGGTATAAACTACGCCCGTGCTCAATTAGAATCGAGCAAAGGAATGAGACATTTGCAAAGTTGGAAAACTTCACAAATTCGATAA
- a CDS encoding sirohydrochlorin chelatase encodes MQAVLYICHGSRIKRSNEQAFNLLNQLKVRVSAPIQEVCFLELASPNIEQGLQRCVEKGATSVVIIPFLLLSATHAKVDIPTEVRNSVIKYPYLQIIYGKPLGVHEKMLRVVKERIEEKGYHKPQKTRVLFVGRGSSDPLQIQTFRTIAENLKQQYSYKSVDVAFLVGADPSLSDGLTLFSQEDSYDKIVVPYLLFAGKLLENIQGEANKFQLSVCDPLGEHWLLGDVLQQRIIEAIKEGVCI; translated from the coding sequence TTGCAAGCCGTACTCTATATTTGTCATGGCAGCAGAATTAAAAGAAGTAATGAACAAGCATTTAATCTATTAAATCAGTTAAAGGTACGTGTATCAGCTCCAATTCAAGAGGTTTGTTTTTTAGAGCTAGCATCTCCAAATATTGAACAGGGACTTCAGCGATGTGTTGAAAAGGGTGCGACAAGTGTGGTTATCATTCCATTTCTGCTTTTATCGGCTACACATGCAAAGGTTGATATTCCAACTGAAGTGAGAAATTCTGTAATAAAATATCCTTATCTTCAAATTATCTATGGGAAACCCCTCGGTGTACATGAAAAAATGTTACGAGTTGTTAAAGAACGGATTGAAGAAAAGGGCTATCACAAACCTCAAAAAACAAGAGTGTTATTTGTGGGAAGAGGAAGCAGTGATCCATTACAGATCCAGACTTTCAGGACAATAGCGGAGAACCTTAAACAACAATATTCATATAAGTCTGTTGATGTCGCTTTTTTGGTAGGTGCGGACCCTTCCTTATCAGATGGTTTAACTTTGTTTTCTCAGGAAGATAGCTACGATAAAATAGTTGTCCCTTATTTGCTATTTGCAGGGAAACTACTAGAAAATATACAAGGAGAAGCTAACAAGTTTCAACTCTCAGTATGTGACCCACTCGGTGAGCATTGGTTATTAGGTGACGTCTTACAACAACGTATTATAGAAGCAATAAAGGAAGGTGTATGTATTTGA